AAAATGGATCATCGTTAAACGTAGCCAAATTTAGCTATAATACTAATCTGCTAATAGCAGATTGAAGTGACATAGATATCATATTGACAAAAACAAaagttataaaaacaaattttatttacttttcaaaatgtttacattcataaatggacaataattaaatgactgaatctgtacatatatatttagcaATGTTTCAGATGAAGGCTTTGCAAAACAAAAGTGAACCAAACAGAGGTAGTCTACATAACATATCACAACGGAATCTACTGACACTATATATTTAAGTATGTTTGAAAAATGATGCCAAATGATGCAACTTTATGGTGACGTCATTTCTGAACGGTACAAACATAAAATCCAATTCTTGCCTATACCCGTTGAAAATGAACactttacaaacaaaaacatggccCAATTCAAAGCGCATGCGCATCAGCAGCATCATcactaaaattttcaatttaccgACAAAACGCACTTAGAGCAGAAGAAGGAACGAAGCGACAAATAGTTGACACAGAGTTATTCTATAATTATGGATTTCACGTTAGTTTTCTCCGATAGCACCCGTATCTATGAAATAATATCACATTTCACTAGCTGAATAGCTCTATATTCTGAACAGCCATCCCTTGTGTCGTTTCTTCAGAGAAAGTTTCATTTCAACACAGCCGAGCTCTGTCATAAATTCGTCTAGTACCTTTATACTGACGCCGTAATCACCCTACAAGAGGAAAGAGAAAAACATTGAGGTATATGTGTAAATcagatattgataaaatatgtaGAACTGCATTTACGttaacatatataatatacGCAGATGAAATGAAACTGCAAAGTTTCCGAATGATCTACCAATAACCAGTATTTCTTTTACAAACACAGATAAGACTTCCAAATTCCTCCTTTTCAGTAGCAATGAGGTATACGCGTAAATCAGATATTGACAAAATATGTAACTATGTAGAACTGCATTTGTTAACATATTATATGAGCAGATGCATTGAAATTGCAAAGTTTCCGAATGATCTACCAAAAACCAGTCTTTCTTTTACAAACACAGGTTACACTTCCAAACTCTTCCTTTTTTCGGTAGCAGTGTGTATCCAGTGACGAATGAAAAGCGGTTAATTAATAGCGAAGTGCATGATTACTAAGAAGAGGATACACACTCGTTTTCAATGCTATAAAATCTATTGTGCCTCGTATTCGATACAGGTATCTACTTATCGGATAAATGTTTGACTTGTCAGAAACTGTTCCCCTTAACGAAGACCCATAGCTATGTGTCACAAGATGTCATTTACTTGTCAGTGTAAATCATGACAGGTAGGCAtaagatttattaaatatatatttataaataaagtccATGTGacacattttcaaaatcaaataatattgaCTTGTCATAAAGTTAGTCGAATTTTCAGATTACAATGCCAATATTGTGACCACGCCAACCTGTCCTGTCATTGCGAATGAGAGAAAAACACAAACTGGCAAAATTATTCCTTAGTTATTATTTATTCTTCCGATGTAGTGATTTGTATAAGTACTTGTGTTGTTGAAGTATGCaactgtacaaatatttgtagGTGTGACATGATTATCAAAAAGAATTTACCTAAGTCAAAGAAGGTAGGTATACATAAACTTACTATTCACGTACTTCAgattacatacatatatattaaaaatggcTCTCCATCCTGGCTTCTTTGATCTAAATGCAATTTGTgtgctatttctttttttttatatgaaccCCTTAGATCAGACACAGATATTGATAGGATGTAGACGCCCACTTTCGTAATCTCGAGATAAAACGATTACATCATcatcaatatttcatatttaagcATCAATAGTCTAAACCATTTTAAATGCGCTGGCATCATCATGTgcacgaaaaatatttttttttgcatagcATATCTGTTTCGGAATACTTAAATCCCTTTCGTAgtgtatgtattttatttctcaAACCAACtgaactgggttttttttgtagtttacacaaaatattacataatgtttattttattattttcaccacacccccaccccatcccctacccccaccccccaaaaaatgatttttgaaatgtgaagtaatattttttccaatattttcaaaaaatatacacatgtactgaAATATTCGTTATTCATTGTTCGTTCTTTACAGACAACAACAGCACCCAGGCGAATGCGAGAAACACGTGTGCCGAAATGTCAATTAACTTCCTTAATAACGAGTATATTCCTCTCTTTAATTCACAGGTGTCCCCCTACTAGACGAATGTTTTAATCCCCTGGCCGTGCCAAAGCTATGGGAGGaaaaaggagagaaaaaaaCGGCGTAGTTAAATTTCTATCATTTTGGTCGGGAGAATGGCTGGTGTTTGTTCTGTGAGGGTGGTCCGATGAAATGCCAAGACAGAGACCTGCTACTGTCATATAAGAAATAGAGATCGCTGGCGAGGTTAATGTGCCTCGGATTACTACGATAGATCAACGACGGCTTTAATAAAGATCTGCATTTAACGCGTGCCAAAAGAGCGTCATTTTATTGGTcactgtaaaaaagaaaaagcgcTCGCGAGTTAGCGACATCTATTGGCGAGCCGTCACAGATACGTGCTCCCGAAAATAAAGGAAACTTAGGAGAAAAATCGTGTCAGTTTATTTTGAAAGTAAAGTTGACAGCTCCACTTTCAATGTACGTACAAGGgcctattcatttttttttctttttcgaaAGGCtactttattgaaaaaaaaaagtttcaggTGTAAACACAACATGTAAAGCGAAAAATGAGTTTAAATTGGTGATCAAGTACCTGTCAGATTTCTTTCTGctacaaataaatgtttcaGGCCATTTAACTAGGGCTCTCGGTACAGCGGGATTAACAGATCATATACCATAGTTCAAACACAAAACTCCTGCATGGATACTCTAACACTAGAGATTATGCTATTTATAGTGCCCAAGTTTTTCCTCCTATTTTGAGGAATATATTCTTAGCCCAAGGAAAAAAGCCATGccttaacatttttaacaacaaaaaattgctACCACACACcgtgagtttaaaaaaaaaaccagaactTGCCAAGGAAACGAAATGAAAACGTCAAATTACATATGACACCAATGTCATCACCTCCATCCGTAGTATCTGGCAGTCAGAAGACATGGTTAAGGAATTAATGTTTATTATCTATATTCTTAAAATAGAAGGTCTTGCTGTTCTTTTAACGATCTAGGAGATTATCATTATAACATTTGAATGTTCTTGAAAGTTTCCCCCGTCGTGTGAATAGTGCATATTTATGAGTTTCTAAACATGGTAcgaacatgtatgtatttttgcaGTTTGTTTGTGTGTTCGTTTGTGTTGTTTTGTTGATGTAAATTTTTggtgtcttttttttaattattttttttaagggggaTTATTGCTTAAATACTTGACGATGACACAAATCAATTTGGTTGAAGATATcttgatattttcatatatcCATGTAGTGTTGCTCGAtggcttgttttttttttctagctaCAGACACGTTTCCGATGACAAGAACAACCACTTAGTGAAATTTTGACAGACAGAAGAGAGTGACACCACTGCGTGAATACAGGAAAGTGACAGTCAAGGTTGAATGTCGATCCCGATCGTAACACGTAACGTGGGGTCGGATGAATGAAAAGGTTCAGGTGGCATTCAGTAGTGCACATTATAACGCTCCAACACCAATCCTTCATTCATTTCATCTCTCGTGACATTTGGGTACATTTATACTGTTCAAGGGTTTAACGCtggtcaaaattaaaaaaaaaaccaccagtAATATTTGTACAAGAATTTGAGCTttgttgtattatttttcttgctttgttttttaaattgtagcATATAGAATTTTTGTGTTTGTGAGGCATTTTGAAGTGAATGATGATTTATTTTGCTATTGTGTTATTGTTTGGTATGTTTGGATGGAGATGAAAAAATCATTCTCACAACGATCGACGAATACTAGTGTTATACTATACAGGCAAACTTGCACTTTTTCTATAAGCTACCTGATGATGAGATTCTAAAACAATCTTATGTAACatgtaaaagataaataaaaaaaggaaaattaaaaaaaatcaatgcttaCTCTTACTTTTACAAAAGCCCCAGCAAATCCTCCTAtttttggaatatttactgCGAGGTTTTTAAAACTGAAGGTCCCCGCACGGAATGGGCAATAGCACTGGATTTTATAATCCCGCAGCATTCTCGGACACCGTCGTCTCCGCTCAAAAGCGGCTAAATTGTCACAAATATCTTCATATAaactggaaaaaatatatacatgtgtgtagaacaaatataatattgtttaaattcaaGGGCGTTACCATGCTTGCAAATTTCCTATGTTTCAAAagtaatgtatatatatatattctctcTGAAGATGTCCTGGATTAGTACAGAATGATATGTATTAATTCTGATTTGAGGACAGCtgaaagaaatttgaaatatttgcgAATGATACGTGGTACGAATTTACACTTAAAGGCGGTATGGGTCCATTGTGACGTAGTTTCTATCGAAACAATTAATTCAAGCAAAATGttataatgtttttctttcCCAATTTTGTTACCTACCAGCTTAACGCAATAGTTCAGAGCGTTGACTACGAATCTTtcagtcatgagttcgaatctaaTTGGGGCTTTatgatttttacctttccaaacttttgaaacataatttttgacaaGTATTGTAAGACTGCAAATTCTACACcacaaagtattttgattataatgtacttttattcaaattaatattGACAGGTGAACAGGCATGTACAACCTTTCaaattcatgtaattttttactGCTTAGCATTGATCAGTCACAAAATTGCAAGGGACGAAGTAAGAATTTGGATCATTATAAGAGCAGGAACTGGCACGCAGAGAATTTTGATTGGACAATTTCCACACTTACCACGAACCAATTTGATTATTAAAGCATGGTAGCATAAATGGAATTCCAATCCAGTATTTATGCACTGTCAACTGGATGGATAGCTTCCGGGGAAGGTCCCGGGTTATATTGCCGCTCATGCTGATGTATAAAGTTCCTGGTGTGATTATCGGAGTGGGGAATAGCAATAAATTGTTGAATATCACGGATCTGTTTGCACtccctgcaaaaaaaaaaaacaattgaagaaataaaaatggttcATAATACTCAATATCCTGACGGGCTGCGCAAGTCATTGATCAATGTAAACTTGAccaatttaatatgaaattaaaagagcGCCTACTGGGTATGTCTTTTTTCATTAGTCGCCATAGTTCAGTGATAGAGTGTGTATATAGGGTATACAGTTTAGTGAAATTGTTGTTTtgcttaaaatatatgaaaactaaACACTAGTCGATCCCATTGGAATGCTGTCATTTCTCTCCCGAGGAAAGAAAACATTTGCATCCTGATACCCACTCCGTAGAAAAGTACACActtaaattttacttattttttacaATGGCCTCTCAAGAAAAACAGTCGTGTCAATTCTACAATGGGCCAGTTGTGTATTAAACCCACTTCTGTGTAATCTTTGTAAGAAAACCGGTGATTACATGACATATAATTGCCGGTGTTTTCTGAATGATAAAACCACATAATGGTTAGACATTAACTTGTATGTCCCTCCCTTAGTCCTCGGCCTGCGGTGGGCCCCGATTGTGGGGATCTTCACACGTTTTATTACCCACAGCGTCCACACTGCGGGTATTGTGGTTAGTTTCCTACGTTCTCACCTGTTCTCACCTGTGCCAGAATCGTTTCACCGGTATGGCATCTCAAGATGGTTCGAGATTTTCCAGCGAATTCGTTAAAATTACATAACTAATGATGTACGAGTTCTTATTGCCAATTGATAAATTTCTAGGCGTGGAAAATTCGCTTCTCGTACAATTACGCGACGGTTTCTTCCGAACCATCATTAACAGTGAAACTAATGTTCATTCCTGAGCatgaaaaatatcatacaagTTGCATATCCGACCCTTCAGGGTTATTATTGagttatatatttctgtatttCATACTGTGACCCAAAAGtacgttttttaaaaataattcttaataaaCAAAACGGCCACCTGCTGTAAATTTTACGTTCGAGTTGCGTCATTTCAAGCGCTTCAGAGAAATAGCCCATATCGTGCCAATTCcggtatataaaattattatgaatGGAAAGCGTGTCTGTATCAGGAGAGGAAAACCTGTTTTCAGGTTTATCAAAGTCCCGCTTGGGGGGTCAGTCTCTGTAATAAGTTAAATGATTATTATGTTACGGTATTTAGAAAACACTTTAAATATTTAGGGATTTTGCTCTGGCGGAAATATCAAAAGTCGATTgctttcttttgattttcagCGCCGGGTTGTTTTAAAGCGTTTCCCTGTGTTGATTTAGCTAACCCCCCTGCACATCAACCGTTTTTGAAACAAACTAAATTTCAAGGTGCCAGATAGCCCATTAGAAATAAACTTGTCTCTAGAAAACGGCGAAACAGTGTAGTTTCTATTGGGCGCGTTTGCCTCTTTACAAGAACTCCCGGGTTCTGCCTTGTATATTTCACACCTTGGCATCGCAACTACCTGCTTGCAACGAAAGATATATCGACTGACAGTTATCGTACAATTACAAATAAGATAATTCACGTTAACAACGCACATATGGCCGCAGATTACTGTAAACTGTCGGAAGAGAATGTGGCGCTAGCAGTATTCGAGCGGCCCATGGAGTTCGAAGATCGTCATTTTTCACATAAGTTCATTAATATCATTATGGCATAAGAGATGACAATAATGTGTTCTATCATCTTCACTTGAAATGGAAGgcttttatacatatttttttggtgccgttttttggtttgttttttgggTATTTCTGGGaatttctttctctttcttttctttacttttttaattttttttaagattcagATTGCTAACTTTAAAAATCTCTCCACTCCAACCACGAATTTAAAAGTACAAGAATAACTTATGCTTCCCTTTCCCCGTTTCTTGGTTTGTTCTGTTTAACTGTGATGCtcttaaaatacttttttcacgTCATATTGCTGTCTCGTTCTTCTCTGTTTATCAAAACTCATCCTGACTTTGAAAGTTACTTAAAGCTTCTTGATATGATACAAACTTAGCCATTCCaataatatgaagaaaaaaaatatcccttcaaaatttcttcaacatGAAACTGTAAGACCACCCTGAGAATAGGTAAACACATTATTACGCAACCCTTTTTGAAAATGCCGCCGATTTTTGAAAGATCAACCAGGTCAGATCCTGAcactttaaattaatttaatttaaccaaatttCGCTTTCTACTCGACAATTCTTATACCTAGGTAATTCAAGACAAAAATGAAATTCCCAActtcaattaaacaaaaaaagacaaTTTAATGTCCCGCACTGTTGAGCGGCCTCGCGTTTTTAATCAGACCCCAGGTGTTATCTGGGCAATTAGACATTTTTTGACTTGGCATTTAACCTCTCCTAGGTGCaattactttcattttcttgcCTTTGAAGTATATTTGATATGGAACAACGGGAAGCCGATTTCTTTTATCTCGTTCTTCTCTTCCGATACAAGAATCACTTCTGCTACTACTATACcatattgataatttaaattCCACAATACACGAATTTGTTTTCATGCTAATAGGTTTtgaaacaataacaataatttctcGGTAAACTTAATTTCAAGAAACATTTAGCCTCTGCCCTtagtatattatataatacgtATCCAtaatcatttattgatattgTCGTACAATTACGCGACGGTTCTTCCAGAACCAtcattaaccaaaaaaaaatataaagacttGTAAGTTATAATGTTTtcaatggaaatattttaaacatcattattGAAATTTTCGTAGATATGATAGGAATATATACTTACCACAATCATTGTACCAGAATTCTGGTTCGTTCCTTTTCCTCCTTGCAAGAACAAATGTATTTAGTACCAACAAGACACAGAGGACAAGTTTTCTCATATCACAAGCACATCCCcacattttgaaattgatttgttgaaataaatttttatataaaaaaaaaaataacggcGTTTCAAACACTATATTGATCAAACATTCACGTATTCCTGTGTTTGTTCATTTTGAAAACATCcttcaaaaattattctttCCCTCTCCTCTTTCTAAGAGATCCGCTGGAACATATGCGACATTTCGTTTGACAATTCTAGAAATATCATTTAGAATAGCATGATATCTGTACCAAAAATCTCACTCCTCGACATGAAGTACTTATCTAAAGTAAACCATAAATTATTTCTGTAaaagatttatgaaaatatttatattcaaaaagtAATATTTCCCTCCGATGCTGATAACCTCCGATGTCAACGAATACTGAAAATCTTCATAGTTTTTCTTCGAACAAATATTTACCAATGTGTATAAGAACTCCACACAGACCCCACACGTGGTTAGTTCAACCCAAACGTCATACTTCCAAGCCTATTGCCTTGCGTACTCCAATACTCATTCTCTC
The nucleotide sequence above comes from Magallana gigas chromosome 2, xbMagGiga1.1, whole genome shotgun sequence. Encoded proteins:
- the LOC105348613 gene encoding ganglioside GM2 activator isoform X2, yielding MWGCACDMRKLVLCVLLVLNTFVLARRKRNEPEFWYNDCGSANRSVIFNNLLLFPTPIITPGTLYISMSGNITRDLPRKLSIQLTVHKYWIGIPFMLPCFNNQIGSCLYEDICDNLAAFERRRRCPRMLRDYKIQCYCPFRAGTFSFKNLAVNIPKIGGFAGAFVKGDYGVSIKVLDEFMTELGCVEMKLSLKKRHKGWLFRI
- the LOC105348613 gene encoding ganglioside GM2 activator isoform X1, coding for MWGCACDMRKLVLCVLLVLNTFVLARRKRNEPEFWYNDCGSANRSVIFNNLLLFPTPIITPGTLYISMSGNITRDLPRKLSIQLTVHKYWIGIPFMLPCFNNQIGSCLYEDICDNLAAFERRRRCPRMLRDYKIQCYCPFRAGTFSFKNLAVNIPKIGGFAGAFVKVRGDYGVSIKVLDEFMTELGCVEMKLSLKKRHKGWLFRI